In Paenibacillus sonchi, a single genomic region encodes these proteins:
- a CDS encoding helix-turn-helix domain-containing protein: MSEVMDYMISPYPVRIIDPKVESSRLRLKAIRVGQAGHLPGRIWFRSNVVFEHWALVYIISGTGTYMENGGRVQQVRAGSLFFFRPGCSYSFGPAPGCNWDEYYINFNGTRVAEWVESGLLEGGTVFDAHASQQLAPVFEQVLALMEGGVPADADRAAAMLEGLLLECSLITEGHYRTRQPDIFPLIREELNACIYGIPDLPGIAAKHHISMSTLRRLVRRSSGYPLHEYIHRLKMAEAKHLLLNTSLQVKAIAGMLHYADSFYFSRLFKKYMGVSPLICRNSL; the protein is encoded by the coding sequence ATGTCCGAGGTCATGGATTATATGATCAGTCCGTACCCCGTACGGATTATTGATCCCAAGGTGGAGTCCTCCAGGCTTAGGCTGAAGGCGATCCGGGTGGGGCAGGCGGGTCATCTGCCGGGAAGAATCTGGTTTCGTTCCAACGTTGTATTCGAACATTGGGCCCTTGTCTATATCATATCCGGGACCGGCACATACATGGAGAACGGCGGCAGGGTTCAGCAGGTGCGCGCCGGGAGCCTGTTCTTTTTCCGGCCGGGCTGCAGCTACAGCTTTGGACCTGCTCCGGGGTGCAACTGGGATGAATATTATATCAACTTTAATGGAACCCGTGTGGCTGAATGGGTGGAGTCGGGACTCCTGGAGGGGGGAACCGTATTTGATGCCCATGCTTCTCAGCAGCTGGCACCTGTATTCGAGCAGGTGCTGGCGCTGATGGAAGGCGGTGTCCCGGCGGATGCCGACCGGGCGGCAGCGATGCTGGAGGGGCTTCTGCTGGAGTGTTCCCTGATTACTGAGGGTCACTACCGCACCCGGCAGCCTGATATCTTCCCGCTAATCCGTGAAGAGTTGAATGCCTGCATCTACGGAATACCTGATCTACCGGGGATTGCAGCCAAACACCATATTTCGATGTCCACGCTGCGCCGTCTTGTACGGCGCAGCAGCGGTTACCCTCTGCATGAATATATCCACCGGCTCAAAATGGCGGAAGCGAAGCATCTGCTGCTCAATACTTCGCTGCAGGTTAAGGCGATAGCCGGAATGCTGCATTATGCGGATAGTTTTTATTTTTCAAGATTGTTTAAGAAATATATGGGGGTATCTCCATTAATTTGCCGCAACAGCTTATAA
- a CDS encoding Gfo/Idh/MocA family protein has protein sequence MEKVVFGLVGGGWRAEFYLRIARELPEQFAVGAMFVRNKEKAEALSRTWGVRVYTSIGDFISAASYSFAVVSLKKDISTAYVIRLAEAGIPVLAETPPAPDLVRLKELWNRMGGSATIQIAEQYMFQPMHAARIALADSGRLGTVSQAQVSAAHGYHGISLIRRLLGTGFGNVSIRAQQFRSAIIEGPQRSGPPSAEARVQSVQTLAVLDFGDKLGVFDFTGDQYFSWIRGSRILVRGDRGELMNDDVSWLQAYDTPLYGKLRRIDTGHGGNLEGFYLKGIMMDGEWLYRNPFAPARLSEDEIAVAESLVRMQRHVGGGPSFYSLAEGSQDQYLALLLEQAAESGETVVSQRQPWAAE, from the coding sequence ATGGAGAAGGTTGTATTTGGACTGGTGGGCGGAGGCTGGCGGGCGGAGTTTTATCTGCGGATTGCGAGAGAGCTTCCGGAGCAATTTGCCGTTGGCGCCATGTTCGTCCGCAATAAGGAAAAGGCTGAAGCGCTGAGCAGAACCTGGGGAGTGCGGGTGTACACCTCGATCGGGGATTTTATATCGGCAGCATCCTATTCTTTTGCAGTAGTAAGCTTGAAAAAGGATATCAGCACAGCATATGTAATCAGACTGGCCGAAGCCGGAATTCCGGTGCTGGCCGAAACACCTCCCGCCCCGGATCTGGTCCGGCTGAAGGAGTTGTGGAACCGTATGGGCGGTTCGGCGACGATCCAGATTGCCGAGCAGTACATGTTTCAGCCGATGCATGCGGCAAGGATTGCGCTTGCTGACTCAGGCAGGCTTGGAACTGTCAGCCAGGCCCAGGTATCGGCTGCGCACGGCTACCACGGCATCAGTCTGATCCGCCGGCTGCTTGGCACCGGCTTCGGCAATGTCAGCATCCGTGCGCAGCAGTTCCGTTCAGCAATTATTGAAGGACCGCAGCGCAGCGGCCCCCCTTCAGCTGAAGCAAGGGTGCAGAGTGTCCAGACATTGGCCGTGCTGGACTTTGGCGACAAGCTGGGCGTATTCGATTTCACCGGCGACCAGTATTTTTCGTGGATTCGCGGCAGCCGGATACTCGTTCGCGGGGACCGGGGAGAGCTGATGAACGATGATGTCTCCTGGCTGCAGGCCTATGATACACCGCTATATGGCAAGCTGCGCCGGATCGACACCGGTCATGGCGGCAATCTGGAGGGCTTTTACCTCAAGGGGATCATGATGGACGGAGAGTGGTTATACCGGAATCCCTTCGCACCAGCCCGGCTCTCGGAGGATGAAATCGCGGTCGCGGAGAGCCTGGTCCGGATGCAGCGTCATGTCGGGGGCGGGCCATCTTTTTATAGCCTGGCCGAAGGCAGCCAGGACCAGTATTTGGCGCTGCTGCTGGAGCAGGCCGCAGAGAGCGGCGAAACCGTAGTTTCGCAGCGCCAGCCCTGGGCGGCGGAGTAA
- a CDS encoding beta-N-acetylhexosaminidase, which translates to MSENHHLQLFPVPKVLECSDGRFHLPAQGSIVLAGEADRAALPAARRLQLTLSQVLQLNLSLSVGTRPSVRSVYHFSYSPLLPAQGYEIHVDENGIAVNYGSPEGAYYAAATLKQILQQCGRNLPFVHISDQPDFAARGLMIDISRNKIPKLETLFRIVDFMADLKLNQLQLYIEGSPFAYESFPQVWELETPITGEEILQLDAYCQERYIELVPNQNSFGHMEGWLTRPEFNALAEIPEGFMLPEDMYDSDMYPEGLFMHPGTFHTENPEVLQLLATMYDDLLPYFTSKYFNVGCDETYELGLGKSKASADADGKGQLYLSFLQKIHGLVLERGKTMQFWGDIIIQHPELIPRLPKDIVAMEWGYSAAHPFEADTLKFREAGIPFYVCPGTSSWNSLTGRSDNMMANLRSAAIHGKNNGAIGYLITDWGDFGHWQHLPISYAGFAYGAAVAWNVENNLEADVAAYLNTSVFHDRAGRIGQLLLDLGNYYKLESGVVRPNDTEMSMLLRTPLQQVQLVGKLTAEHFEQLEQYLAEIEARLEQPELECADAGLVVAELRNGIHFVKHAVQLARIKKQLADGPGTLQSELIHRQIKDLDILLHHYRQLWLQRNRPGGLEQSVSKLVRLRAEYTRLAAELTGSAVL; encoded by the coding sequence ATGTCTGAAAACCATCATTTGCAGCTGTTTCCGGTGCCAAAGGTCTTGGAATGTTCTGACGGCCGGTTCCATCTTCCCGCACAAGGTAGCATCGTTCTTGCAGGAGAAGCGGACCGCGCCGCTCTTCCTGCTGCACGCAGGCTCCAGCTCACCCTGTCTCAGGTCCTTCAACTGAACCTATCCCTGTCTGTAGGCACACGCCCGTCCGTCCGTTCCGTCTACCACTTTAGTTATAGTCCATTGCTGCCTGCCCAGGGCTATGAAATCCATGTGGATGAGAACGGAATCGCAGTAAATTACGGTTCACCCGAAGGGGCTTACTATGCGGCTGCCACACTGAAACAAATTCTGCAGCAATGCGGCAGGAACCTTCCGTTTGTGCATATCAGCGACCAGCCGGACTTTGCGGCCAGAGGACTGATGATCGACATCAGCCGCAATAAAATCCCCAAGCTCGAAACCCTGTTCCGGATCGTTGATTTCATGGCTGATCTTAAGCTGAACCAGCTGCAATTATATATAGAAGGTTCTCCCTTTGCCTATGAATCCTTTCCTCAGGTCTGGGAGCTTGAAACCCCGATAACCGGGGAGGAAATCCTGCAGCTGGATGCCTACTGCCAGGAACGTTATATCGAGCTTGTTCCGAACCAAAACAGCTTCGGGCATATGGAAGGATGGCTGACCCGTCCGGAGTTCAATGCCCTCGCGGAGATTCCGGAAGGCTTCATGCTTCCTGAGGATATGTACGACAGCGATATGTATCCGGAAGGATTGTTCATGCACCCGGGAACCTTCCATACCGAAAACCCTGAAGTGCTGCAGCTGCTCGCTACTATGTACGATGACCTTCTTCCCTACTTCACGTCAAAATACTTTAATGTAGGCTGTGACGAAACCTATGAGCTGGGACTCGGCAAAAGCAAAGCTTCGGCTGACGCCGATGGCAAAGGCCAGCTGTATTTGTCTTTTCTGCAGAAAATTCATGGACTGGTCCTGGAGCGCGGTAAAACCATGCAGTTCTGGGGCGATATCATCATCCAGCATCCTGAGCTCATTCCCCGGCTCCCCAAAGATATCGTTGCCATGGAATGGGGCTACAGCGCAGCCCATCCGTTCGAAGCGGATACACTGAAATTCCGCGAAGCGGGGATTCCTTTCTACGTCTGTCCGGGAACCAGCTCCTGGAACTCCCTGACAGGCCGCAGCGACAACATGATGGCCAATCTGCGCAGTGCGGCAATCCACGGCAAAAACAACGGTGCCATCGGCTATCTGATTACCGACTGGGGCGATTTCGGCCACTGGCAGCACCTGCCCATCAGCTATGCCGGATTCGCCTACGGTGCAGCGGTCGCATGGAATGTGGAGAATAATCTGGAGGCAGATGTCGCCGCGTACCTGAACACATCCGTCTTCCATGACCGTGCGGGCAGAATCGGACAGCTGCTGCTGGATCTTGGCAACTACTACAAGCTGGAGTCCGGCGTTGTCCGTCCGAATGATACGGAAATGTCCATGCTGCTGCGTACTCCGCTGCAGCAGGTGCAGCTTGTCGGCAAGCTTACGGCTGAGCATTTCGAGCAACTGGAGCAGTATTTGGCTGAGATCGAAGCCCGGCTTGAACAGCCGGAGCTGGAATGCGCCGATGCCGGACTTGTTGTAGCAGAGCTCCGGAACGGCATTCATTTTGTGAAGCATGCTGTGCAGCTGGCCCGGATCAAAAAGCAGCTGGCTGACGGACCCGGCACACTTCAGTCTGAGCTGATCCACCGCCAGATCAAGGACCTGGACATTCTGCTCCATCACTACCGCCAGCTATGGCTTCAGCGCAACCGGCCGGGCGGCCTGGAACAGAGCGTCTCGAAGCTGGTCCGGCTGCGCGCCGAGTACACTCGGCTGGCAGCCGAGCTGACTGGTTCAGCGGTGTTATAG